The following coding sequences lie in one Bacteroides helcogenes P 36-108 genomic window:
- a CDS encoding M16 family metallopeptidase gives MLNRTIQPKILEPEQLSIQMPERIVLPNGILLNILNVGDSEVVRIDFLIEGGRWQQTQPLQALFTNRMLREGTRRYTAAEIAEKLDYYGAWLELSSASEHAYVTLYSLNKYLPETLEVLESIIKEPLFPEKELGVLIDNNIQQFTVNTSKVDFLAHRGLVKAVYGDQHPCGRLVQEEDYRRINPSVLHDFYTRYYHSDDCTIYLSGKVTDGCIRMIETLFGDIPFGTDFRRPEKKKHFSVTSMEKRIFIERPDTLQSAVRMGILSLGNNHPDYLKVRVLVTLFGGYFGSRLMSNIREDKGYTYGISAGIIPYPGEGLLTVSAETTNEFVEPLISEVYHEIDRLQNELVSDAELSMVKNYMLGEMCRSYESAFSLADAWIFAQASGLADSYFADALNAIKEIMPEDIRELAGRHLCKEKLKEVVSGKKMS, from the coding sequence ATGTTAAATAGAACCATTCAACCCAAAATTCTTGAACCGGAGCAATTGAGCATACAGATGCCTGAACGCATAGTGCTACCCAATGGAATACTCCTGAATATACTCAATGTAGGAGACAGTGAAGTAGTACGTATTGATTTTTTGATAGAAGGAGGAAGATGGCAGCAAACCCAGCCATTGCAGGCTTTGTTTACAAACCGTATGTTGCGCGAAGGTACTCGCCGTTATACGGCTGCTGAAATAGCGGAGAAGCTGGATTATTATGGAGCCTGGCTGGAATTGTCCAGTGCATCGGAACACGCTTATGTCACACTTTACTCACTGAACAAATATTTGCCTGAAACGTTGGAGGTGCTGGAATCTATAATAAAGGAACCGCTATTTCCGGAAAAAGAATTGGGAGTGCTTATTGATAATAATATCCAGCAGTTCACCGTTAATACTTCCAAAGTGGATTTCCTGGCACATCGCGGATTAGTAAAGGCTGTATATGGCGATCAACATCCCTGTGGGCGTCTGGTGCAGGAAGAAGACTATCGCCGTATCAATCCTTCGGTATTGCATGATTTTTATACCCGATACTACCATTCGGATGATTGTACCATTTATTTGTCGGGTAAGGTGACGGATGGATGCATTCGCATGATTGAGACTCTTTTTGGAGACATACCTTTTGGTACGGACTTTCGCAGGCCTGAAAAGAAAAAGCACTTTTCAGTCACTTCTATGGAAAAAAGGATTTTCATAGAGCGTCCCGATACTTTGCAAAGTGCGGTTCGCATGGGAATACTTTCTCTTGGAAACAATCACCCTGATTATTTGAAAGTACGCGTGCTGGTTACTCTGTTCGGAGGCTATTTCGGAAGTCGTCTGATGTCTAATATCCGTGAAGATAAAGGATATACCTATGGCATTTCTGCAGGAATCATACCTTATCCCGGAGAAGGTTTGCTGACAGTCAGTGCTGAAACCACCAATGAGTTTGTAGAACCTCTGATCAGTGAGGTTTATCATGAGATAGACCGTCTGCAGAATGAGTTGGTTTCTGACGCAGAGCTTTCTATGGTGAAGAATTATATGTTAGGGGAGATGTGTCGAAGTTATGAATCGGCATTTTCATTGGCGGATGCATGGATTTTTGCCCAAGCGTCAGGACTGGCGGACTCTTACTTTGCGGATGCTCTGAATGCCATAAAAGAAATTATGCCGGAGGATATCCGGGAACTTGCCGGGCGGCATTTATGCAAAGAGAAATTAAAAGAAGTCGTGTCCGGCAAAAAAATGTCATAA
- a CDS encoding 2-amino-4-hydroxy-6-hydroxymethyldihydropteridine diphosphokinase, translating into MIYTISIGSNKHRKDNLALARRRLSELFPDICFSVEEETEPLFLHHSYLFSNQVARFVSDCQAKEIISLLKAIEREAGRTAEEKKQEIVRLDIDLLSCDSVIYKPEDLKRDYIVRGLKQLSPDNCG; encoded by the coding sequence ATGATTTATACCATCAGCATAGGCAGCAACAAGCATCGGAAAGACAATTTGGCTTTGGCGCGCAGACGATTGTCGGAGTTGTTTCCGGATATTTGTTTTTCGGTGGAAGAAGAAACGGAGCCTTTGTTTCTTCATCATTCATATCTGTTTTCCAATCAGGTGGCGCGTTTTGTTTCCGATTGTCAGGCAAAAGAGATTATTTCTCTGCTGAAAGCTATCGAACGAGAAGCCGGAAGAACTGCCGAAGAAAAAAAACAGGAAATCGTCCGCTTGGATATTGATTTACTTTCATGTGATTCTGTAATATACAAGCCGGAGGATTTGAAGCGTGATTATATAGTACGTGGTCTGAAGCAACTCTCGCCGGACAATTGTGGTTAG
- the kdsB gene encoding 3-deoxy-manno-octulosonate cytidylyltransferase, translating into MKFLGIIPARYASTRFPAKPLAVLGGKTVIQRVYEQVSGILDDAYVATDDERIEAAVKAFGGKVVMTSINHKSGTDRCYEAYLKIGGRFDVVLNIQGDEPFIRFSQLQAIMACFDDPATDIATLVKPFEAGADFDVLENMNSPKVVLNKNMNALYFSRSIIPYQRNAEKRDWLKNHVYYKHIGLYAYRVEVLREITSLPQSSLELAESLEQLRWLENGYTIKAGITEVETIGIDTPQDLERAEIFLKSQSSE; encoded by the coding sequence ATGAAGTTTTTAGGAATTATACCTGCCCGTTACGCATCAACGCGTTTTCCGGCCAAACCGTTGGCTGTGTTGGGTGGAAAGACTGTGATACAACGGGTTTATGAGCAAGTGTCTGGCATTTTGGACGACGCTTATGTCGCTACGGACGATGAACGCATTGAGGCTGCGGTAAAGGCTTTCGGCGGAAAAGTGGTGATGACTTCCATAAATCACAAAAGTGGAACTGACCGCTGCTATGAAGCCTATTTAAAAATAGGCGGTCGGTTTGATGTCGTGCTAAATATACAGGGAGATGAACCTTTTATCCGGTTTTCACAGTTACAGGCAATCATGGCTTGTTTTGATGATCCTGCCACTGATATAGCTACATTGGTGAAGCCTTTTGAAGCCGGAGCCGATTTTGATGTTCTGGAAAATATGAATTCTCCGAAAGTGGTGCTGAATAAAAACATGAATGCATTATATTTCAGCCGTTCCATTATTCCTTATCAGCGTAATGCCGAAAAAAGGGATTGGTTGAAGAATCATGTTTATTATAAACATATAGGCTTGTATGCTTATCGTGTAGAGGTGCTGCGAGAAATCACATCTCTTCCTCAGTCTTCACTTGAACTGGCGGAGTCATTGGAACAATTGCGTTGGCTGGAAAACGGCTATACAATCAAAGCCGGAATTACAGAGGTGGAAACTATAGGCATTGATACTCCGCAAGATTTGGAACGTGCGGAAATATTTCTGAAGAGTCAAAGTTCTGAATGA